The Longimicrobium sp. genome contains a region encoding:
- the nusB gene encoding transcription antitermination factor NusB translates to MRNRSRARGWALQALYAWEARGAIPEEMMRVLVELFSTLNVSAQNRPYAEVLVRLVSSNLRRVDGLVEESLTNWRMGRLSVIDRNILRLGVAEMLFVDDVAPRITIREMVMLAEKYGTHESPRFVNGVLDAVMRRVAPEEGSAPR, encoded by the coding sequence GTGCGTAACCGCAGCCGCGCACGCGGCTGGGCGCTCCAGGCGCTGTACGCCTGGGAGGCCCGCGGCGCCATACCCGAGGAGATGATGCGCGTGCTGGTGGAGCTCTTCTCCACCCTCAACGTGTCGGCCCAGAACCGGCCGTACGCGGAGGTGCTGGTGCGGCTCGTGTCGTCCAATCTCCGCCGGGTGGACGGGCTGGTGGAGGAGTCGCTCACCAACTGGCGGATGGGGCGCCTCTCCGTGATCGACCGCAACATCCTGCGCCTGGGCGTGGCGGAGATGCTCTTCGTGGACGACGTGGCGCCGCGCATCACCATCCGCGAGATGGTGATGCTGGCGGAGAAGTACGGGACACACGAGAGCCCGCGCTTCGTGAACGGCGTGCTGGACGCGGTGATGCGCCGCGTGGCCCCGGAGGAGGGGAGCGCCCCCCGGTGA
- a CDS encoding glycosyltransferase family 4 protein: MKLLVLNWQDRTNPQAGGAEVHLHEIFGRLAARGHRVSLLASGYGGAPARETIDGIDVHRVGGRHSYTLAARPYYLRHLAREGWDVVVEDLNKVPLYTPLWVRRPLVLLVHHLFGSTAFREASVPFAAATWLMERPIARVYRGVPVQAVSESTADDLAARGLPRDTMRIIHNGVDVRFFSPDPAVGRTLRPTFLYVGRLKRYKRIDHAIQAVARVPLARLVIAGRGDDEPRLRSEVERLGLADRVEFAGFVTEERKRELLRSCWANVLASPKEGWGITNMEAAACGTPSVASDSPGLRESVVHGRTGLLYPHGDIGALAAALARLVRDPAEVARLGAGALEFAQGFTWDRAAERTEGHLREALTR; encoded by the coding sequence GTGAAGCTGCTGGTGCTCAACTGGCAGGACCGCACCAACCCGCAGGCCGGCGGGGCCGAGGTGCACCTCCACGAGATCTTTGGACGCCTGGCGGCACGTGGTCACCGCGTGTCGCTTCTCGCGTCCGGGTACGGCGGCGCGCCCGCTCGCGAGACCATCGACGGGATCGACGTGCACCGCGTGGGCGGGCGGCACTCGTACACCCTGGCGGCGCGCCCCTACTACCTGCGCCACCTCGCCCGCGAGGGATGGGACGTGGTGGTGGAGGACCTCAACAAGGTGCCGCTCTACACGCCTCTGTGGGTGCGCCGCCCGCTCGTCCTCCTCGTCCACCACCTGTTCGGCTCCACGGCGTTCCGCGAGGCATCGGTCCCCTTCGCGGCGGCCACCTGGCTGATGGAGCGCCCCATCGCCCGCGTCTACCGCGGCGTCCCGGTGCAGGCCGTCTCCGAGAGCACCGCCGACGACCTCGCCGCCCGCGGCCTGCCGCGCGACACGATGCGCATCATCCACAACGGCGTGGACGTGCGCTTCTTCTCGCCGGACCCGGCAGTGGGACGCACGCTGCGGCCGACGTTCCTGTACGTGGGCCGCCTCAAGCGCTACAAGCGGATCGACCACGCGATTCAGGCGGTGGCGCGCGTCCCCCTGGCCCGCCTGGTGATCGCCGGCCGCGGCGACGACGAGCCCCGCCTGCGCTCGGAGGTGGAGCGGCTGGGGCTGGCGGACCGGGTGGAGTTCGCCGGCTTCGTGACGGAGGAGCGGAAGCGCGAGCTGCTGCGGAGCTGCTGGGCCAACGTCCTGGCCTCGCCCAAGGAGGGGTGGGGGATCACCAACATGGAGGCCGCCGCCTGCGGCACCCCCTCGGTCGCCAGCGACTCGCCCGGGCTGCGCGAATCGGTGGTGCACGGGCGCACAGGCCTCCTCTACCCGCACGGCGACATCGGCGCGCTCGCCGCCGCCCTCGCGCGCCTGGTGCGAGACCCCGCGGAGGTGGCGCGGCTCGGCGCGGGGGCGCTGGAGTTCGCGCAGGGGTTTACGTGGGACCGCGCGGCGGAGCGGACGGAAGGGCATCTGAGGGAGGCCCTCACCCGATAA
- the hprK gene encoding HPr(Ser) kinase/phosphatase: MTIDDLLSSKRESLALELLTDERGLMRPLHTPEISSPGLVLTGYSERFPSDRIQVLGETEISFLESLDDERRRAAIEAFLAFDIPVVFVTKSQEPPEPLLEIANRVGTPVIRTALKTSDFYTRIKPFLEERFAPTTTLHGSLADVYGVGLLFMGASGIGKSEAVLDLVERGHRLVADDLVMVSRRGHEVLIGRGHELQRHHMEIRGVGIIDIRRLFGVRAIRLQKRVEVVVQLEVWDQNAAYDRTGLDMSVQDILGVDVPLIKIPLVPGKNITVVCEVVAMNHLLKYSGINTAELFNRRLQRHMAGLPEYLEEDYE, from the coding sequence TTGACCATAGACGACCTGCTGAGCAGCAAACGGGAGTCGCTCGCGCTGGAGCTGCTGACCGACGAGCGCGGGCTCATGCGCCCCCTCCACACCCCCGAGATCAGCAGCCCGGGACTCGTCCTCACCGGCTACTCCGAGCGCTTCCCCTCCGACCGCATCCAGGTGCTGGGGGAGACCGAGATCTCGTTCCTGGAGTCGCTGGACGACGAGCGGAGGAGGGCCGCCATCGAGGCGTTCCTGGCGTTCGACATCCCCGTCGTCTTCGTCACCAAGTCGCAGGAGCCGCCGGAGCCGCTGCTGGAGATCGCCAACCGCGTGGGGACGCCGGTGATCCGCACGGCGCTCAAGACGTCGGACTTCTACACGCGCATCAAGCCGTTCCTGGAAGAGCGCTTCGCCCCCACCACCACGCTGCACGGCTCGCTGGCGGACGTGTACGGAGTGGGGCTCCTCTTCATGGGGGCCAGCGGCATCGGCAAGAGCGAGGCGGTGCTGGACCTGGTGGAGCGCGGGCACCGGCTGGTGGCGGACGACCTGGTGATGGTGTCGCGGCGCGGGCATGAGGTGCTCATCGGGCGCGGGCACGAGCTGCAGCGGCACCACATGGAGATCCGCGGAGTCGGGATCATCGACATCCGCAGGCTGTTCGGGGTGCGCGCCATCCGCCTGCAGAAGCGGGTGGAAGTCGTGGTGCAGCTCGAGGTGTGGGACCAGAACGCGGCGTACGACCGCACCGGGCTGGACATGAGCGTGCAGGACATCCTGGGCGTGGACGTGCCGCTCATCAAGATCCCGCTGGTGCCGGGAAAGAACATCACCGTTGTCTGCGAAGTGGTGGCGATGAACCACCTTCTGAAATACTCGGGAATCAACACCGCCGAGCTCTTCAACCGACGGCTGCAGCGCCACATGGCGGGGTTGCCGGAGTACCTGGAGGAAGACTATGAGTGA
- a CDS encoding PTS sugar transporter subunit IIB — translation MPIVLFRVDERLIHGQVVVGWGGPLHADRIVVVDDAIAESAWEQELYCLGMPPEMEAQFVSSSQALEAFELWRGGPKRTIVLVRDVATARRLADSGLLRGEEVNLGGIHHAEGRTRVLPYLHLTADEVASLREMEAGGVAVSARDLPGSHRVHLKDLDAQG, via the coding sequence ATGCCGATCGTGCTGTTTCGCGTTGACGAGCGGCTGATCCACGGCCAGGTGGTGGTGGGGTGGGGCGGCCCCCTCCACGCCGACCGCATCGTCGTGGTGGACGACGCCATCGCCGAATCCGCCTGGGAGCAGGAGCTGTACTGCCTGGGGATGCCGCCGGAGATGGAGGCGCAGTTCGTCTCGTCTTCGCAGGCGCTGGAGGCGTTCGAGCTGTGGCGCGGCGGTCCCAAGCGCACCATCGTCCTGGTGCGCGACGTGGCCACCGCGCGCCGGCTGGCGGACAGCGGGCTGCTGCGCGGCGAGGAGGTCAACCTGGGCGGCATCCACCACGCCGAGGGGCGCACGCGGGTGCTCCCGTACCTGCACCTGACGGCGGACGAGGTGGCGAGCCTGCGCGAGATGGAGGCGGGCGGGGTGGCGGTGTCCGCGCGCGACCTGCCGGGTTCGCACCGGGTGCATTTGAAAGACCTGGACGCGCAGGGGTGA
- a CDS encoding PTS sugar transporter subunit IIC, translated as MGLAEGLVLALLGGVLALDGTSVGQFMVSRPIVACVLAGWIAGDAAAGAMLGMVLEALHVAVLPVGAARYPEAAPAAVAAAGVYVAGGGGEGLLLAVILFALAWEWAGSWTVSRLREFNVRVAVPDGTPLEPAAVGRRHMAAIAVDFARGAAVTAVGLVLLSFLAQAIPLAGFPQGWGRLAVGIAAAAAVASSFRLFGTQRLAWFAAGAAAGAVFLVAR; from the coding sequence ATGGGACTCGCGGAGGGGCTGGTGCTGGCGCTGCTGGGCGGCGTGCTCGCGCTGGATGGCACCTCCGTGGGTCAGTTCATGGTCTCGCGCCCCATCGTGGCGTGCGTGCTGGCGGGGTGGATCGCGGGCGACGCGGCCGCGGGTGCGATGCTGGGGATGGTGCTGGAGGCGCTGCACGTCGCCGTCCTTCCCGTGGGCGCGGCGCGCTACCCGGAGGCGGCGCCCGCGGCGGTGGCGGCGGCGGGCGTGTACGTGGCGGGCGGGGGCGGCGAGGGGCTCCTGCTGGCCGTCATCCTCTTCGCGCTGGCGTGGGAGTGGGCGGGCTCGTGGACGGTCAGCCGGCTGCGCGAATTCAACGTCCGTGTCGCGGTCCCGGACGGAACGCCGCTGGAGCCGGCTGCGGTGGGGCGGCGGCACATGGCGGCCATCGCGGTGGACTTCGCGCGGGGCGCCGCGGTGACGGCGGTGGGGCTGGTGCTGCTGTCGTTCCTGGCGCAGGCCATTCCGCTGGCGGGCTTCCCGCAGGGGTGGGGGCGGCTGGCGGTGGGGATCGCGGCGGCGGCGGCGGTGGCGTCGTCGTTCCGGCTCTTTGGCACGCAGCGGCTGGCGTGGTTCGCGGCGGGTGCGGCGGCCGGAGCGGTGTTCCTGGTGGCGCGATGA
- a CDS encoding PTS system mannose/fructose/sorbose family transporter subunit IID: MSAIGAGTRRRMLLRSFAVQGSWNYQTLIGTGMAFVLAPALRDVHGADPRALAAATGRHAELFNSHPYLATVAAGVIARLEADGVPPELQTRVKSALRGSLGTMGDRLVWAVWRPACALLGIALVAAGAAWWMGALTFLLAHNALHLWLRAWGLRVGLRDGLMVAKALRESPLQRLGERGADAGAALAGFAAVVLAGGAARGPGELALGAAAVAAGLLLRKHVRTAIAAALLAVTLAGILLARTP, encoded by the coding sequence ATGAGCGCGATCGGGGCGGGGACCCGGCGGCGGATGCTGCTGCGCTCGTTCGCGGTGCAGGGATCGTGGAACTACCAGACGCTGATCGGCACGGGAATGGCGTTCGTGCTGGCACCCGCACTGCGCGACGTGCACGGCGCCGACCCGCGGGCGCTCGCGGCCGCCACCGGCCGCCACGCGGAGCTCTTCAACAGCCATCCGTACCTGGCCACCGTCGCCGCCGGCGTCATCGCGCGCCTGGAGGCGGATGGGGTGCCCCCCGAGCTCCAGACGCGCGTCAAGAGCGCCCTGCGCGGCTCGCTGGGCACGATGGGCGACCGGCTGGTCTGGGCCGTGTGGCGCCCCGCCTGCGCCTTGCTCGGCATCGCGCTGGTGGCGGCGGGGGCGGCGTGGTGGATGGGCGCTCTGACGTTCCTGCTGGCCCACAACGCCCTCCACCTGTGGCTGCGCGCGTGGGGGCTGCGCGTCGGCCTGCGCGACGGGCTGATGGTGGCGAAGGCCCTCCGCGAGTCGCCCCTGCAGCGCCTGGGCGAGCGCGGGGCGGATGCGGGAGCCGCGCTGGCCGGCTTCGCGGCGGTGGTGCTGGCGGGGGGCGCCGCCCGCGGCCCCGGCGAGCTGGCGCTGGGCGCGGCGGCGGTGGCGGCCGGCCTCCTCCTGCGCAAGCACGTGCGCACCGCCATCGCGGCGGCGCTCCTGGCAGTGACCCTCGCGGGGATCCTCCTCGCGCGCACACCCTGA
- a CDS encoding HPr family phosphocarrier protein — MEHAQEVTIVNRYGLHARPAAEFVKLANRFGAEVWIRKDDVEVSGKSIMGVMMLAAECGSVVHIRARGDDAEAAVAALAGLVHDRFGED, encoded by the coding sequence ATGGAACACGCACAGGAAGTCACCATCGTGAACAGGTACGGCCTCCACGCCCGTCCGGCGGCGGAGTTCGTGAAGCTGGCCAACCGCTTCGGCGCGGAGGTTTGGATCCGCAAGGACGACGTGGAGGTCAGCGGCAAGAGCATCATGGGGGTGATGATGCTGGCCGCCGAGTGCGGCTCGGTGGTGCACATCCGCGCCCGCGGCGACGATGCCGAGGCGGCGGTCGCCGCCCTCGCGGGGCTCGTCCACGACCGGTTTGGAGAGGACTGA
- the ptsP gene encoding phosphoenolpyruvate--protein phosphotransferase: protein MTLVRDGIPSAPGIVIARARVLRWEVPRVQHGATVPPDQVEHEVERFREACDFARERIRELQARTAESMGPVEAQIFEPQVLMLEDADLVQGTISYIRESHLTAERAFEWRVLEWESAMSHTSHPMVLDRLNDLADVQTRVQRRLMNLPDPEMGAREQGNVILIARELTPSITVQLDRRHVVGLATDRGTRTSHSSILARSLDIPCVVALGDLSEQVKDGDEIILDGRTGRVIVSPTEEDKRAYRERDFQVREWEQELVLLAHLPAETRDGARVVLLSNIDLPGEAESARTHGAEGVGLYRTEFLVVGRGTAPGEDEQYRAYRQVVEAFPGLPVVIRTFDLGGDKFPAFLHMAPEENPFLGWRAIRVCLDEPAIFKTQLRALLRTLPFGDVRIMLPLINDIEEITATRALIDECAAELIAEGHDAPQSFQLGAMIETPAAAVSAPELARHVDFFSVGTNDLVQYTLAVDRGNSRLARRYNPFHPGVVRLLDQVARAGRAADIHVSVCGELAATPLGAFMLIGMGVTSLSVGPAALAEIKKVIRSVKQEDAARAVALALTAATPEEVVEALTAELRKAIDLTKFAGPWSLSPPA, encoded by the coding sequence GTGACGCTCGTCCGCGACGGGATCCCGTCCGCCCCCGGCATCGTCATCGCCCGCGCGCGCGTGCTGCGCTGGGAGGTGCCGCGCGTGCAGCACGGCGCCACCGTCCCGCCCGACCAGGTGGAGCACGAGGTGGAGCGCTTCCGCGAGGCGTGCGATTTCGCGCGCGAGCGCATCCGCGAGCTGCAGGCGCGTACGGCGGAGTCGATGGGGCCCGTGGAGGCCCAGATCTTCGAGCCGCAGGTGCTGATGCTGGAGGACGCGGACCTGGTGCAGGGGACGATCTCGTACATCCGCGAGAGCCACCTGACGGCGGAGCGCGCCTTCGAGTGGCGGGTGCTGGAGTGGGAGAGCGCGATGTCGCACACCTCGCACCCCATGGTGCTGGACCGGCTCAACGACCTGGCCGACGTGCAGACGCGCGTCCAGCGCCGGCTGATGAACCTGCCGGACCCGGAGATGGGCGCGCGCGAGCAGGGCAATGTGATCCTGATCGCCCGCGAGCTGACTCCGTCGATCACCGTGCAGCTCGACCGCCGCCACGTCGTGGGCCTCGCCACCGACCGCGGCACGCGCACCTCGCACTCGTCCATCCTCGCGCGCTCGCTCGACATCCCCTGTGTCGTGGCGCTCGGCGACCTGAGCGAGCAGGTCAAGGACGGCGACGAGATCATCCTGGACGGCCGCACGGGCCGCGTCATCGTATCGCCCACCGAGGAGGACAAGCGCGCGTACCGCGAGCGCGACTTCCAGGTGCGCGAGTGGGAGCAGGAGCTCGTTCTCCTCGCCCACCTCCCGGCCGAGACGCGCGACGGGGCGCGGGTGGTGCTCCTCTCCAACATCGACCTCCCCGGCGAGGCGGAAAGCGCGCGCACCCACGGCGCCGAGGGCGTGGGCCTGTACCGCACGGAGTTCCTGGTGGTGGGGCGGGGCACCGCGCCGGGCGAGGACGAGCAGTACCGCGCGTACCGCCAGGTGGTGGAGGCATTCCCGGGTCTCCCCGTGGTGATCCGCACCTTCGACCTGGGAGGCGACAAGTTCCCGGCGTTCCTGCACATGGCGCCGGAGGAGAACCCGTTCCTGGGATGGCGCGCCATCCGCGTGTGCCTGGACGAGCCGGCGATCTTCAAGACGCAGCTCCGCGCCCTGCTGCGCACCCTGCCGTTCGGCGACGTGCGCATCATGCTCCCGCTGATCAACGACATCGAGGAGATCACCGCCACCCGTGCCCTGATCGACGAGTGCGCCGCCGAGCTGATCGCGGAGGGCCACGACGCCCCGCAGTCGTTCCAGCTCGGCGCGATGATCGAAACGCCGGCCGCCGCCGTGTCCGCGCCGGAGCTGGCGCGGCACGTGGATTTCTTCTCGGTGGGCACCAACGACCTGGTGCAGTACACGCTGGCCGTGGACCGCGGCAACAGCCGCCTGGCGCGGCGCTACAATCCGTTCCACCCCGGCGTCGTCCGCCTGCTGGACCAGGTGGCGCGCGCCGGCCGCGCCGCCGACATCCACGTCAGCGTCTGCGGCGAGCTTGCGGCGACCCCGCTCGGCGCCTTCATGCTGATCGGGATGGGAGTGACCTCGCTGAGCGTGGGCCCCGCCGCGCTCGCCGAGATCAAGAAGGTCATCCGCTCGGTGAAGCAGGAGGACGCCGCGCGCGCCGTGGCCCTCGCCCTGACCGCCGCCACGCCGGAGGAGGTGGTGGAGGCGCTGACCGCCGAGCTGCGCAAGGCGATCGACCTCACCAAGTTCGCCGGCCCCTGGAGCCTGTCGCCTCCCGCCTGA
- a CDS encoding class I SAM-dependent methyltransferase — protein MAEPWNHNIHYHRLILDAIPPGARHALDVGCGEGTLARQLRALVPQVTAIDVDADSIALARQAGPDIEYLLGDFLTFPFQPASFDFIASVATLHHMDADAALYRMRDLLRPGGTLAIIGLPRPDLPADLPWLLASTAGSAIHRLTRRYWEHPSPTLWPPPETYAGMRRIAAGILPGARLRRHLLWRYSLVWTKP, from the coding sequence GTGGCCGAGCCGTGGAACCACAACATCCACTACCACCGGCTGATCCTCGACGCGATCCCGCCCGGCGCCCGGCACGCCCTCGACGTAGGCTGCGGCGAAGGCACCCTCGCCCGCCAGCTGCGCGCCCTCGTCCCCCAGGTCACCGCCATCGACGTTGACGCGGACAGCATCGCCCTCGCGCGGCAAGCCGGCCCTGACATCGAGTACCTCCTCGGCGACTTCCTGACCTTCCCCTTCCAGCCCGCCTCGTTCGACTTCATCGCCTCCGTCGCCACGCTGCACCACATGGATGCCGACGCGGCGCTCTACCGCATGCGCGACCTGCTCCGCCCCGGCGGCACGCTCGCCATCATCGGCCTCCCGCGCCCCGATCTGCCCGCCGACCTCCCCTGGCTCCTCGCGAGCACCGCCGGATCCGCCATCCACCGCCTGACCCGCCGCTACTGGGAGCACCCGTCCCCCACCCTCTGGCCCCCGCCCGAGACGTACGCCGGCATGCGCCGCATCGCCGCCGGCATCCTCCCTGGCGCCCGCCTCCGCCGCCACCTCCTCTGGCGCTATTCGCTCGTGTGGACGAAGCCGTAG